A genome region from Blautia coccoides includes the following:
- a CDS encoding S1C family serine protease — protein sequence MSNYYDFNSDNNNNELSHYPVFSEGSASSPDPDKKPSKHSKSKKKSLAKRIGSLTLSAVLFGSVAAGSFQAVNHIYTANSSSASAKSASGSSDSKASLLKTTAVSQGSGSNTGSMDVSSIAAAAMPSIVSITNKSVQEVQNYFSQFGYGGYPQTQETESQGSGIIIGKNDTELLIVTNNHVVEGADTLSACFIDNNVLEAKVKGTDADNDLAVIAVPLDSISDETMSAIAVANIGDSDSLKVGEQVVAIGNALGYGQSVTTGIVSAVNRTLSETSSAADTNTDDSNAATYIQTDAAINPGNSGGALLNMNGEVIGINSAKLASTAVEGMGYAIPMSRASDIIENLMNKTTREKVAEGDQGSLGIKGADVTSEAEEIYGLPKGVYISSVTAGSAAEKAGITSGSVLTKFDGESITAASQLQNLLQYYKTGETVDVTLQVPGQNNSYEEKTISVTLGNSTDSGNSQKDNSPSPAMNNFR from the coding sequence ATGTCAAACTATTACGATTTTAATTCAGATAACAACAACAATGAACTGTCCCATTACCCGGTCTTTTCTGAAGGCTCCGCATCATCTCCGGATCCTGACAAAAAGCCTTCCAAGCACAGCAAAAGCAAAAAGAAAAGCCTTGCAAAACGGATTGGTTCCCTGACTCTTAGTGCTGTTCTGTTCGGTTCTGTGGCGGCTGGTTCTTTTCAGGCAGTAAATCATATTTACACAGCCAATTCTTCATCAGCCTCTGCAAAATCAGCTTCCGGGAGCAGTGATTCAAAGGCAAGCCTTTTGAAAACAACAGCGGTTTCCCAAGGCTCAGGCAGCAATACAGGAAGTATGGACGTATCTTCTATTGCAGCGGCAGCCATGCCGTCCATTGTCTCCATAACCAATAAATCGGTCCAGGAGGTTCAGAATTATTTTAGTCAGTTTGGATACGGTGGTTATCCGCAGACTCAGGAAACAGAAAGCCAGGGTTCCGGTATCATCATAGGAAAAAATGACACAGAGCTTTTGATCGTGACAAACAATCACGTTGTGGAAGGCGCGGATACCCTTTCCGCATGTTTTATTGACAATAATGTACTGGAAGCAAAGGTAAAAGGAACTGACGCTGACAACGATTTAGCAGTTATCGCTGTTCCTCTGGACAGCATCTCCGATGAAACTATGTCAGCTATCGCGGTCGCCAATATCGGTGATTCTGACTCCCTGAAGGTAGGCGAGCAGGTTGTGGCTATCGGCAATGCACTGGGTTATGGTCAGTCCGTCACAACAGGTATCGTAAGTGCTGTGAACCGTACTCTCTCCGAAACTTCTTCAGCGGCTGATACAAACACAGACGACTCCAACGCTGCTACTTACATCCAGACAGACGCAGCTATCAACCCCGGAAACAGCGGAGGTGCACTACTCAATATGAATGGTGAAGTCATTGGGATCAACTCTGCAAAACTGGCATCCACAGCAGTGGAAGGCATGGGCTACGCAATTCCAATGTCAAGAGCATCTGATATTATAGAAAACCTGATGAACAAAACAACCCGTGAAAAAGTTGCTGAGGGTGACCAGGGAAGTCTGGGAATCAAGGGTGCAGATGTAACAAGTGAGGCTGAGGAAATATACGGTCTTCCAAAAGGTGTATATATCTCATCTGTCACCGCCGGAAGCGCAGCAGAAAAAGCCGGCATCACCTCCGGCAGTGTCCTGACAAAATTTGACGGTGAATCCATCACCGCAGCCAGTCAGCTCCAGAATCTGCTCCAGTATTACAAGACGGGCGAAACCGTGGATGTAACACTGCAGGTTCCCGGTCAGAACAACAGTTATGAAGAAAAAACTATCTCTGTCACTCTTGGTAACAGCACAGATTCGGGAAACAGCCAGAAAGATAATTCTCCATCTCCGGCGATGAATAATTTCCGCTGA
- a CDS encoding ABC transporter ATP-binding protein yields MSVKIDNVTVRFQKDVKVLDDISFTIPSGVYGLLGENGAGKTTLMRVLATLLKPSAGDVMINNMVYRESNYPFIQKKIGYLPQELSLYPNLTVRECLEYLGELSGIPKGECRQRVDHYLKMTSLEEHQKKKMKHLSGGMKRRVGLIQALLNEPEFLIVDEPTTGLDPEERIRIRNLLVEFAVGRTVLFSTHVVEDLAATCSRLTVLKKGKMLYSGSVKELLKLAEGHVWICETQEEQQVRLLEQKYHVSSKQIQEDGMTVRVISPVKPDVPCSQAKVTLEDAYIYVSNF; encoded by the coding sequence ATGTCAGTTAAGATAGATAATGTTACAGTCAGATTTCAAAAGGATGTAAAGGTATTGGATGATATTTCATTTACTATTCCATCCGGCGTATATGGTCTTTTAGGAGAGAACGGGGCAGGAAAGACAACACTTATGCGGGTACTGGCAACGTTGTTAAAGCCATCGGCGGGGGATGTTATGATAAATAATATGGTGTATCGGGAGAGCAATTATCCTTTCATACAGAAAAAGATCGGATATCTGCCACAGGAGCTTTCCCTGTACCCCAATCTGACAGTCCGGGAATGCCTGGAGTATCTGGGGGAACTGTCCGGTATACCGAAAGGGGAATGCAGACAAAGAGTGGATCATTATCTGAAAATGACCAGTTTGGAGGAACATCAGAAAAAGAAAATGAAACATCTGTCCGGTGGTATGAAGCGGAGAGTTGGCCTGATCCAGGCACTTTTAAATGAACCGGAGTTTCTTATTGTGGATGAGCCGACAACTGGGCTTGACCCGGAGGAGAGGATACGTATCAGAAATCTTCTGGTGGAGTTTGCGGTGGGAAGAACGGTTTTATTTTCCACACATGTGGTAGAGGATTTGGCGGCAACCTGCAGCCGGCTGACTGTGCTCAAAAAGGGAAAAATGCTTTACAGCGGTTCCGTGAAAGAACTGCTGAAATTGGCAGAAGGTCATGTCTGGATTTGCGAAACACAAGAGGAGCAGCAGGTGCGCCTGTTGGAACAGAAATACCATGTTTCATCTAAACAGATTCAGGAGGATGGCATGACCGTCCGTGTGATCAGCCCGGTAAAACCGGATGTGCCGTGCAGTCAGGCAAAGGTGACGTTGGAAGACGCGTATATATATGTGTCGAATTTTTAG
- a CDS encoding HDIG domain-containing metalloprotein, translated as MTDRKKSRWELYQNMEYHLVKDIQPSCYLNEIYEDPDFQKYPFDMLHKLKSVEQSPKYHPEGNVWNHTLLVVNEAARVRNKSKNPLAFMWAAMLHDIGKARKTRNRNGKITAYDHDKAGAVLACEFLTQFAKEQAFIDEVSQLIRYHMQILYVVNGLRFADIEGMKQHTDINEVALLGLCDRLGRAGSRRKEEENNIRIFLQACNSFSANNKTRR; from the coding sequence ATGACTGATAGGAAAAAAAGCCGATGGGAACTCTACCAGAATATGGAGTATCATTTAGTGAAAGATATACAGCCATCCTGTTATCTGAATGAAATCTATGAGGATCCGGATTTTCAGAAGTATCCGTTTGATATGCTGCATAAGTTGAAAAGCGTTGAGCAATCCCCTAAATATCATCCGGAAGGAAACGTATGGAATCATACACTTCTTGTTGTAAATGAGGCGGCAAGAGTAAGAAACAAGAGCAAAAATCCTTTAGCTTTTATGTGGGCAGCTATGCTTCATGACATTGGAAAAGCAAGAAAAACAAGAAACAGAAATGGAAAAATCACAGCGTATGACCATGATAAAGCGGGCGCAGTTCTGGCATGTGAATTTCTCACTCAGTTTGCGAAGGAACAGGCGTTTATTGATGAGGTTTCACAGTTGATCCGATATCATATGCAGATTTTGTATGTGGTAAACGGCCTTCGTTTTGCAGATATTGAGGGAATGAAACAACATACAGATATAAATGAGGTGGCACTGCTGGGACTGTGTGATAGATTGGGGAGAGCGGGCAGCAGGAGAAAAGAGGAAGAAAATAATATCAGGATTTTTTTACAGGCATGTAACTCTTTTTCTGCAAATAATAAAACCAGGAGGTAA